Genomic window (Microbacterium oxydans):
GTACAGGTCGCGCTGTGTGATCGCCTCCTGCATCACCTCCCGCACGTCCTTCACCCCGGCCGTGATCGCGGAGAGCTCGACGAACCGACGCCCCGAGGAGCGGGCGATCGCCTGCGCGAGCGTGGTCTTCCCCGTGCCGGGAGGACCCCACAGGATGATGGACACCGCACCGGGCGAGGTCGCCTCCGGATCCGCGAGAGCCACGATGGGCGATCCGGCCCGCAGCAGGTGCCGCTGACCCGCGACCTCGGCGAGGGAGACCGGACGCATGCGCACGGCGAGGGGCGTCTGCCCGGAGAGCAGTGCGGCAGGGGACGTCATCCCTCCAGGCTACCTGCGGGCCCCGACACTTCGGCCTGCGAGCCCCGGCACTTCGGCCGATCCCCCGCCTCCCGGTAGGCTCTCAGGCGACGTCGTGGAGCGGCGTCCGGACGGGAGATTCACGGGCATGGCCGCACGCGGTTCCAAGAACGCACAGGCACGCACCTCGGCGGAGCGCGCGCGACTGCACACCGCGCGCAACCTCTGGCACGAGGGACAGGTCCGGCGTCGCGTGCGCGACAACACCATCGCCACGGTCGTCGGCGCACTCATCGTCGTCGCCGCGATCGTCAGCCAGGTCATGCATGCGCAGGTGACCGCACCGGAACCGGCTCCCTCGCCGTCGCCGTCCGTCCAGCCGACGACGGCTCCGACCGAGTCGCCGACCCCCGTCCCCACCGAGACGCCCGCGGAGTGACCCCGACTCCACCGGCGTTCCCCGATCAGGGTTCGGCGCCGACGAGTCGATAGCCCCAGCCGTTCGAGACGGATACCGTTCCTCGCGACGCCGCGGGAGCCGACGCACGCCTCCCCTGCGCGGAATCGGATCGGCCCGGAGCTTCCGGACGAGTGTCCGGTCGAAGCGCCGTCGCCGGCCGCGTCTCGTCTGCTGCCCTCTCCCCGTCGCCGGGCGCCAGCCCCGCGGCCGCGAGCCGTTCGATCAGCGGCGCGAGCTGCGCCGGCCGCGCGCCGTCCAGCTCGATCCCGGCCTCGACGATCCGTGGCTGCAGGCGGAACTCCTCGGCGATCCGGCCCAGCGCGACGAGATCTGCCGGGGAGAGCATCATCTCTCGGGTCCGCGGCCGCACCGTCCAGGTTCCGTCCGTCCGGAGAGGCGCCGTGGGACGCACGGCAGCGAGAGGTTCGGCCACCCCGCTCCAGCCCGCGCGCGAGCGGGCGAGGTCGAGGAGTGCGCGCGCGATCGCGAGCGTGCAGTCGTCGCAGCCGTCGCGTCCGACGAGCGGACGTGCGCTGCTGAACCGGGAGACGTCGGCGGAGTGCAGGTCCGCGACAAGGCGTGCGTGCGATGCGCCGATGTGGTCGCAGATCCCGAGGCCGTCGGTCGCCCCGTCCCCGGCGGGCAGCAGCTGAGCCGCCACGTCCGCGCTCACCGGCGACCCGACCGCCGCGCGGAGGGTCTCGTGATCGCCGGTATCGCCGACGAGGATCCCGCCCAGCAGCGTCCGAGCGTCGTCGCTGAACACGAGCTTCCGGTACACGCCGGCCGCAGTGTCCCGGTGCGTCACGACCTCGACGGCGCCGACGTGGAGCAGTGGGTCGCCGAAGCTCGCGAACGCGACCCCGCCGAGCGTCGCGTGCACCGATTCGGCGACCCGGAGGAGACGCTCGTCGCCGCCGAGCACGCGTGCGGCCGCCACCTCGCCCATCACCTGCGCCGCACCCGCGAAGGACACCTCGCGCTCGTCGAGCCTGGCCACCTCCCCGATCGCGAGGATGTGCGGGTCGGACGTCCCGCAGCCGTCGTCGATGACCACGCCCCCGCGAGGATCCACGGCGAGGCCGGCGTTGCGGGCCAGCTCGTCGCGCGGACGCACACCGACGGTGAAGACCACGACGTCCGCGCGTTCGAAAGTGCCGTCCTGGAACTCGAGGGCGGTGACGGCACCCGACTCATCGGGGTCGAGGCGCGTCGTGCGGGTGCGCGTGCGCACGGTCACGCCCTGCGCTTCCACGGCCGCGCGGACGGTGCTCGCGGCGACCGGATCGAGGTGCGCGGACAGGAGGCGATCCGGATACTGCACGACCGTCGTGGAGACGCCCATCCCGCTCAGCGCGAGCGCCGCCCGCAGGCCGTGCAGCCCACCGCCGATCACGGCGCCACGGAGCGGACGGCCGCGCTCACGGCTGCGGGACGCCACGAAGTCCCGCACCGCCTCCGCGTCCTCGATCGAGCGGAACACGAAGCATCCCGGGAGTTCCGAGCCCTCGACGGCGACCCGCGCCGCGTACGACCCCGTGGCCAGGACGAGGGTGTCGTACGCATAGGTGCGTCGGGAACGCGTCCGCACCGTGCGGCGGGCGCGGTCGATGTGCAGCACCCGCTCGTCGCGGATCAGACGCACGCGATCGTCGCGGAGCACCGCCCGGTCGAGCTCGAGCTCCGCGGGATCGGCACCGGAGAGGAGGCTCGTGAGCGCGGACCGGTCGTACGGCCCACGGCCCTCCTCGCCGATCATCGTCACGCGCACCGGGGCGCCGGGGTCGCGGAGCAGACACGCGACGAACCGGTGCGCCGCGACCCCCGCTCCCACGACCAGGATGCGGCGCGCCGAGGATGCGGTCTCTGTCATCGTGCTCCTGTCGACCGGAAGGCTGTCGTCCTCGCGACGATAGGAGCCTCATGTTTCCCGCATGTGACGGCGGGTGTGTCCTCCGGCGAACGTTCTCCTCACAGATCGGTAACGGTCGGGTCCGCTCCGGCGGCCTCACCCCGGGCGCTCCGTCGTACTAGGCTGAGCCTCGTCCTTTCCGCCTCCCGCGGCCCTACCGCGCAAGGAGAATCACGTGTCTGCCACCGAGCCCTCGAAGCCGACTCCGCCCGTTCCCGC
Coding sequences:
- a CDS encoding NAD(P)/FAD-dependent oxidoreductase, whose amino-acid sequence is MTETASSARRILVVGAGVAAHRFVACLLRDPGAPVRVTMIGEEGRGPYDRSALTSLLSGADPAELELDRAVLRDDRVRLIRDERVLHIDRARRTVRTRSRRTYAYDTLVLATGSYAARVAVEGSELPGCFVFRSIEDAEAVRDFVASRSRERGRPLRGAVIGGGLHGLRAALALSGMGVSTTVVQYPDRLLSAHLDPVAASTVRAAVEAQGVTVRTRTRTTRLDPDESGAVTALEFQDGTFERADVVVFTVGVRPRDELARNAGLAVDPRGGVVIDDGCGTSDPHILAIGEVARLDEREVSFAGAAQVMGEVAAARVLGGDERLLRVAESVHATLGGVAFASFGDPLLHVGAVEVVTHRDTAAGVYRKLVFSDDARTLLGGILVGDTGDHETLRAAVGSPVSADVAAQLLPAGDGATDGLGICDHIGASHARLVADLHSADVSRFSSARPLVGRDGCDDCTLAIARALLDLARSRAGWSGVAEPLAAVRPTAPLRTDGTWTVRPRTREMMLSPADLVALGRIAEEFRLQPRIVEAGIELDGARPAQLAPLIERLAAAGLAPGDGERAADETRPATALRPDTRPEAPGRSDSAQGRRASAPAASRGTVSVSNGWGYRLVGAEP